In a genomic window of Tursiops truncatus isolate mTurTru1 chromosome 7, mTurTru1.mat.Y, whole genome shotgun sequence:
- the CHRNG gene encoding acetylcholine receptor subunit gamma → MHGGQRPLLLLSLLAVYLGAQGRSQEERLLRDLMHSYVPHLRPAKHDSDVVNVSLKLTLTNLISLNEREEALTTNVWIEMQWCDYRLRWDPRDYDGLWVLRVPSTMVWRPDVVLENNVDGVFEVALYCNVLVSPDGCVYWLPPAIFRSSCPVSVTYFPFDWQNCSLIFQSQTYGTNEINLQLSQEDGQTIEWIFIDPEAFTENGEWAIRHRPAKMLLDEVAPAEEAGHQKVVFYLLIQRKPLFYVINIIAPCVLISSVAILIYFLPAKAGGQKCTVAINVLLAQTVFLFLVAKKVPETSQAVPLISKYLTFLLVVTILIVVNAVVVLNVSLRSPHTHSMARGVRKVFLRLLPQLLRMHVRPLAPAAVQDARPRLRNGSSMRWSITAGEEVALRLPRSELLFRQHQSNGLVRAALEKLEKGPESGQSQEWCGSLRQAAPAIQACVEACNLIACARYQQRHFDSGNKEWFLVGRVLDRVCFLVMLSLFVCGTAGIFLMAHYNRMPSLPFPGDPRSYLPSSD, encoded by the exons ATGCACGGGGGCCAGAGGCCGCTGCTCCTTCTGTCACTGTTGGCTGTCTATCTGG GAGCCCAGGGCCGGAGCCAGGAGGAACGTCTGCTCAGAGACCTGATGCACAGCTACGTCCCCCACCTGCGGCCTGCCAAGCATGATTCAGACGTGGTCAACGTCAGCCTGAAGCTCACGCTCACCAACCTCATCTCCCTG AATGAGCGAGAGGAGGCCCTCACCACCAACGTCTGGATAGAAATG CAGTGGTGTGACTACCGCCTGCGCTGGGACCCACGTGACTACGACGGCCTGTGGGTGCTGCGGGTGCCGTCCACCATGGTGTGGCGGCCGGACGTCGTGCTGGAGAACAA CGTGGACGGCGTATTCGAGGTGGCCCTCTACTGCAACGTGCTCGTGTCTCCCGACGGCTGCGTGTACTGGCTGCCGCCCGCCATCTTCCGCTCCTCCTGCCCCGTCTCTGTCACCTACTTCCCCTTCGACTGGCAGAACTGCTCCCTCATCTTCCA gtCCCAGACCTACGGCACCAACGAGATCAATCTGCAGCTGAGCCAGGAAGATGGTCAGACCATCGAGTGGATTTTCATAGACCCCGAGGCCTTCACAG AAAATGGAGAGTGGGCCATCCGGCACCGGCCAGCCAAGATGCTGCTGGATGAGGTGGCACCAGCCGAGGAGGCCGGCCACCAGAAGGTCGTCTTCTACCTGCTCATCCAGCGCAAGCCCCTCTTCTACGTCATCAACATCATTGCGCCCTGTGTACTCATCTCCTCTGTGGCCATCCTCATCTACTTCCTTCCTGCCAAGG CGGGTGGTCAGAAGTGTACCGTCGCCATCAACGTGCTCCTGGCCCAGACTGTCTTCCTCTTCCTTGTGGCCAAgaaggtgcccgagacctcccaGGCGGTGCCACTCATCAGCAA GTACCTGACCTTCCTCCTGGTGGTGACCATCCTGATTGTTGTGAATGCTGTGGTCGTGCTCAACGTGTCTCTGCggtccccacacacacactccatggCTCGAGGGGTCCGCAAG GTGTTCCTACGGCTCCTACCCCAGCTGTTGCGGATGCACGTTCGCCCGCTGGCCCCAGCGGCTGTGCAGGACGCCCGGCCCCGGCTACGGAATGGCTCCTCCATGCGGTGGTCAATCACAGCCGGGGAGGAGGTGGCCCTCCGCCTGCCCCGCAGTGAACTCCTCTTCCGGCAGCACCAGAGCAATGGGCTAGTAAGGGCAGCGCTGGAGAAGCTAG agAAAGGCCCGGAgtcagggcagagccaggagtggTGTGGCAGCCTGAGGCAGGCCGCCCCAGCCATCCAGGCCTGCGTGGAAGCCTGCAACCTCATTGCCTGTGCCCGGTACCAGCAGAGGCACTTTGACAGT GGGAACAAGGAGTGGTTCCTGGTGGGCCGAGTGCTGGACCGCGTCTGCTTCCTGGTCATGCTCTCGCTCTTTGTCTGTGGCACTGCTGGAATCTTCCTCATGGCCCACTACAACAGGATGCCTTCCCTGCCATTCCCTGGAGACCCCCGCTCCTACCTGCCCTCGTCCGACTGA